In Allomuricauda ruestringensis DSM 13258, the following proteins share a genomic window:
- a CDS encoding sterol desaturase family protein, translating into MEQLISYFETIPSWHRSLILVGGITFFWILEGILPLFNAPYKKWKHSVPNFFFTLTTILINFPLAFLLLKSSDWAVENQFGIINWLPEMPLWLYVLLGVMLLDLIGAYTAHWVEHKVKPLWMVHLVHHSDHNVDTTTANRHHPLESLIRYAFTLAGVILIGAPIGIIMLYQSLSVVFSQFNHANIRLPKKVDNVISWIIVSPDMHKVHHHYQLPYTDSNYGNIFSIWDRLFGTYMSMDLKDIVYGVDTFPDEKENSSIKGLLKQPFHKYRRPTTEGQEVISE; encoded by the coding sequence ATGGAGCAACTGATTTCTTATTTCGAGACCATTCCCTCTTGGCACCGTAGCCTGATTTTGGTGGGCGGTATTACTTTTTTCTGGATTTTGGAAGGTATTTTGCCCTTGTTCAATGCTCCTTATAAAAAATGGAAACATTCCGTTCCTAATTTTTTCTTCACGCTCACTACAATTCTAATCAATTTTCCGCTGGCTTTTTTATTGTTAAAATCGTCGGATTGGGCGGTGGAAAACCAATTTGGCATCATTAATTGGTTGCCAGAAATGCCTTTGTGGCTTTATGTTTTACTCGGGGTGATGCTTTTGGATTTGATAGGTGCATACACGGCCCATTGGGTGGAACACAAAGTAAAACCTTTATGGATGGTACATTTGGTGCACCATTCCGATCATAATGTGGATACAACAACAGCCAACAGGCATCATCCATTGGAAAGTTTGATACGCTATGCGTTTACTTTGGCAGGTGTTATACTTATTGGGGCGCCCATTGGCATCATTATGTTGTATCAAAGCTTGTCCGTGGTGTTCTCACAGTTCAACCATGCCAATATTCGCTTGCCCAAAAAAGTGGACAATGTTATCAGTTGGATTATTGTAAGCCCCGATATGCACAAAGTGCACCATCATTATCAGTTACCTTATACCGACTCCAACTACGGAAACATTTTTTCCATTTGGGATAGACTATTTGGTACTTACATGTCGATGGACTTAAAAGATATTGTGTATGGAGTGGATACCTTTCCAGATGAAAAGGAAAACAGCAGTATCAAAGGTTTGCTAAAACAACCTTTTCATAAATATCGGAGGCCGACCACAGAAGGTCAAGAGGTCATTTCAGAATAA
- a CDS encoding YkgJ family cysteine cluster protein, translating into MDEILEELPQRAKEKHSENKKFFAKLKKRPPKNLDYTMQELHEAEFERMDCLTCANCCKTTGPLFTNADINRISKYFRMKPSQFIDEYLRVDEENDYVLQAVPCTFLGADNYCSIYDVRPKACREFPHTDRKKFQQITNLTLKNVAICPAAYNIVEEMKKSIKF; encoded by the coding sequence ATGGATGAAATTTTGGAAGAATTGCCCCAAAGGGCCAAGGAGAAGCATTCTGAAAACAAAAAGTTTTTTGCCAAGTTAAAAAAGCGTCCTCCCAAAAACCTGGATTATACGATGCAGGAACTGCACGAAGCGGAATTTGAACGCATGGATTGCCTCACCTGTGCCAATTGTTGCAAAACTACGGGTCCGTTGTTCACCAATGCTGATATTAACAGGATTTCTAAATATTTTAGGATGAAGCCCTCCCAGTTTATAGATGAATATTTAAGGGTTGATGAAGAAAACGACTATGTGCTTCAAGCTGTTCCTTGTACTTTTTTAGGGGCCGATAATTACTGTTCTATTTACGATGTTCGGCCCAAAGCCTGCCGCGAATTTCCGCATACGGATAGGAAAAAGTTCCAACAGATAACCAACCTTACCTTAAAAAATGTAGCAATTTGTCCCGCAGCTTATAATATTGTGGAGGAGATGAAAAAATCCATAAAATTTTAA
- a CDS encoding class I SAM-dependent methyltransferase, giving the protein MADVFGMALRDYQNGHYTEDIKTYSSLDETDVIPVPYLFREFDEMPKIEQKALQLARGKILDIGAGAGNHALYLQKKGFDVTALDNSEGCIAVCKERGIHSTVVSDVLDYADERYDTLLLLMNGIGLAGKLNNLSRFLQYLASLLLPNGQILLDSSDIIYMFEQDEDGGYWIPNDGTYYGEVVFEMEYKGQKGKPFDWVYVDFDTLQNACESNGLSCELVISGEHYDYLAKLTLKE; this is encoded by the coding sequence ATGGCAGACGTTTTTGGAATGGCACTGAGAGATTATCAAAATGGCCATTACACGGAAGACATAAAAACATATTCCTCTTTGGATGAAACCGATGTAATTCCTGTTCCCTATTTGTTCCGAGAGTTTGATGAAATGCCTAAAATTGAGCAAAAGGCGCTTCAATTAGCTCGTGGAAAAATATTGGATATTGGTGCTGGAGCAGGAAATCATGCCCTTTATCTACAAAAAAAAGGATTTGATGTCACCGCCTTGGACAATTCCGAAGGATGCATTGCTGTTTGTAAAGAAAGAGGCATCCATTCGACAGTCGTAAGTGATGTATTGGATTATGCCGATGAACGTTACGATACCTTACTCCTACTTATGAACGGCATTGGATTGGCAGGCAAACTGAACAATTTAAGCCGTTTTCTACAGTATTTGGCCTCATTATTGCTACCTAATGGACAGATTTTATTGGATTCCAGCGATATTATTTACATGTTTGAACAGGATGAAGATGGCGGATACTGGATTCCCAATGATGGAACCTATTATGGCGAAGTAGTTTTTGAAATGGAATACAAAGGCCAAAAAGGCAAACCGTTTGATTGGGTTTATGTAGATTTCGATACCTTGCAAAACGCTTGTGAATCCAATGGCCTCAGTTGCGAACTTGTAATTTCTGGTGAGCATTATGACTATTTGGCCAAGCTTACGTTAAAAGAATAA
- a CDS encoding 7-carboxy-7-deazaguanine synthase QueE, with translation MVEENVMDLVEKGLTLPLMEEFYTIQGEGYHKGTAAYFIRIGGCDVGCHWCDVKESWNAETHPPTPIDSIIANAEKYSDTIVITGGEPLTWDMGPLTQGLKAKNMKIHIETSGAYPLTGVWDWICLSPKKNKLPVDDIYRKAHELKVIVYNKHDFIFAEEQAAKVNDDCILYLQPEWSVRDKMVPQIVDYVMKHPKWKVSLQTHKYLNIP, from the coding sequence ATGGTAGAAGAAAACGTGATGGATTTGGTGGAAAAGGGCTTAACGCTCCCTTTGATGGAAGAATTTTATACGATTCAAGGGGAGGGGTACCACAAAGGAACAGCTGCTTATTTTATAAGGATTGGCGGCTGCGATGTGGGTTGCCATTGGTGCGATGTTAAGGAAAGTTGGAATGCCGAAACACATCCCCCAACACCTATTGATAGTATTATAGCCAATGCTGAAAAATATTCGGATACCATAGTAATTACTGGAGGTGAACCGCTTACTTGGGACATGGGACCATTGACCCAAGGACTTAAGGCCAAAAACATGAAGATTCATATCGAAACCTCTGGAGCTTACCCATTGACGGGTGTTTGGGATTGGATTTGTCTATCGCCCAAAAAAAACAAACTTCCTGTGGACGATATTTATAGAAAAGCCCACGAGCTTAAGGTAATTGTTTACAACAAGCACGATTTTATTTTCGCCGAGGAACAAGCGGCCAAAGTCAATGATGATTGTATTCTATATTTACAGCCTGAATGGAGCGTTCGCGACAAAATGGTGCCGCAAATTGTGGATTATGTGATGAAACATCCGAAATGGAAGGTTTCTTTACAGACCCATAAGTATTTGAATATTCCTTGA
- a CDS encoding RidA family protein, translating into MKPFHYALLFILMSGAMATSYAQETTEIIFHKSHEPKKQNAPFSDVVQAGNMYFLAGQIGMDHTTRTLVKGGVKTETEQAIKNIEAVLAQHDMTLDHVVKCTVILANIDDFAAFNEVYTQYFTKKPARTTFAAKGIAAKGNIEIDVIAVK; encoded by the coding sequence ATGAAACCTTTCCACTATGCATTGTTGTTTATTTTGATGAGCGGGGCAATGGCTACTTCCTATGCACAAGAAACTACCGAGATTATTTTCCATAAGTCGCATGAGCCCAAAAAACAAAACGCCCCTTTTAGTGATGTGGTACAGGCTGGCAATATGTACTTTTTGGCTGGTCAGATAGGGATGGACCACACGACTCGCACACTCGTTAAAGGCGGAGTTAAAACTGAAACTGAACAGGCCATTAAAAATATTGAGGCCGTTTTGGCTCAGCATGATATGACCTTGGACCATGTGGTAAAATGCACCGTGATTTTAGCCAATATTGACGATTTTGCGGCCTTTAATGAAGTTTACACCCAATATTTCACCAAAAAACCGGCAAGAACCACCTTTGCAGCCAAGGGTATTGCAGCCAAGGGTAACATAGAAATTGATGTTATTGCCGTAAAATAA
- a CDS encoding helicase HerA-like domain-containing protein — MGSKEEFFEHIEHGYTMKGDYITLGAGMLDGETMTNAYIKVPLKMMNRHGLIAGATGTGKTKSLQVLAENLSDKGIPVLLMDLKGDLSGIAQPSPGHPKIDERQEKIGLPFEAKGFPVEIMSLSEQNGVRLRATVSEFGPVLLSRILDLSVTQEGIVAVVFKYCDDNKLPLLDLKDFKKVLQYATGEGKEEFRKEYGRISTSSTGTILRKIIELEQQGADLFFGEKSFDVEDLVRIDENGRGYVNIIRLTDIQDRPKLFSTFMLSLLAEIYSTFPEQGDSDRPELVLFIDEAHLIFDNASKALLDQIESIVKLIRSKGIGLYFVTQNPTDVPDDVLAQLGLKVQHALRAFTAKDRKAIKLTAQNYPISDYYDTAEVLTSLGTGEALVSALDEKGRPMPLAATMMRAPMSRMDILNDDELKDVLGQSKLIKKYNEEIDRESAYEILSEKIERAEKEAEKEEKSTSQRSSSRRSTRMNPVVKVLTSATFIRGVLGVLKKVIR; from the coding sequence ATGGGCAGCAAAGAAGAATTCTTTGAACACATTGAACATGGGTACACCATGAAGGGCGATTACATAACCTTGGGTGCCGGAATGTTGGATGGCGAAACCATGACCAACGCTTACATAAAGGTTCCCCTAAAAATGATGAATCGTCATGGCCTAATTGCAGGGGCAACGGGAACGGGAAAGACAAAATCGCTACAAGTATTGGCCGAAAACCTATCCGATAAAGGGATCCCCGTGTTGCTCATGGACCTTAAAGGTGATCTTAGTGGCATTGCCCAACCCAGCCCTGGACATCCAAAAATTGATGAACGTCAAGAAAAAATAGGCCTTCCTTTTGAAGCCAAGGGGTTTCCCGTAGAAATTATGTCACTTTCAGAACAGAACGGTGTTCGCTTACGGGCCACGGTATCGGAGTTTGGTCCCGTGTTGCTTTCCAGAATCTTGGACCTGAGCGTTACCCAAGAAGGTATTGTTGCCGTAGTATTCAAATATTGTGATGACAACAAGCTGCCACTCCTTGACCTCAAGGATTTTAAAAAAGTACTGCAATATGCCACTGGCGAAGGGAAAGAGGAGTTCCGAAAAGAGTACGGTCGTATTTCAACCAGTTCCACAGGAACCATTTTGAGGAAAATTATTGAACTAGAGCAGCAGGGTGCCGACCTCTTTTTTGGGGAAAAGTCGTTTGATGTGGAAGATTTGGTCCGAATCGATGAAAATGGACGCGGCTATGTGAATATTATCCGATTGACCGATATCCAAGATCGTCCAAAACTCTTCTCAACTTTTATGTTGAGTCTTTTGGCAGAAATCTACTCCACTTTTCCCGAACAAGGGGACAGCGACAGACCTGAGCTGGTACTGTTTATAGATGAGGCCCACCTGATTTTTGACAATGCAAGCAAAGCACTTTTGGACCAGATTGAAAGTATTGTGAAGCTCATACGTTCCAAGGGAATCGGACTTTATTTTGTGACGCAAAACCCAACCGATGTACCAGACGATGTCCTAGCGCAGTTGGGCTTGAAAGTTCAGCATGCGCTCCGTGCTTTTACCGCCAAAGACCGCAAAGCCATAAAACTAACAGCACAAAACTATCCCATTTCCGATTATTACGATACGGCAGAGGTATTGACTTCGTTGGGAACGGGAGAAGCATTGGTATCCGCATTGGACGAAAAAGGACGCCCAATGCCATTGGCAGCTACAATGATGCGTGCGCCGATGAGCCGCATGGATATTTTGAACGATGACGAGTTAAAAGATGTACTGGGCCAGTCCAAATTAATTAAAAAATACAATGAGGAGATAGACCGTGAAAGCGCCTACGAAATCCTCTCCGAAAAGATTGAAAGAGCCGAAAAAGAAGCCGAAAAGGAAGAAAAATCAACATCCCAAAGGTCCTCCAGCAGAAGAAGCACCCGAATGAATCCTGTGGTTAAAGTTTTAACCAGTGCTACATTTATAAGGGGTGTTTTAGGAGTATTAAAAAAAGTGATTCGATAA
- a CDS encoding winged helix-turn-helix transcriptional regulator: METITDNQKVRTVKKLEKMFGHIDYKNPPELCPVRDVMSVASDQWSILILLWLGYFPLLRFNKLKKYVYGISNKVLSQRLKVLEADGYIARKAYPEVPIRVEYSLTDFGQSYVEKLLELAEWMHDNSPKVLANREKFGLL, from the coding sequence ATGGAAACTATTACTGATAATCAGAAAGTTAGGACGGTAAAAAAATTGGAAAAAATGTTTGGGCATATTGATTACAAGAACCCGCCCGAATTATGCCCGGTTCGCGACGTAATGTCTGTAGCTTCTGACCAATGGAGTATATTGATTCTTCTTTGGTTGGGATATTTTCCTTTGCTCCGGTTCAACAAACTCAAGAAATACGTTTACGGAATATCCAATAAGGTATTAAGCCAGCGTTTAAAAGTTCTTGAGGCGGACGGTTACATTGCTCGTAAAGCGTATCCTGAAGTACCTATTCGTGTAGAGTATAGTCTCACGGATTTTGGACAATCTTATGTGGAAAAACTTCTGGAATTGGCCGAATGGATGCACGATAACAGCCCAAAGGTTTTGGCCAATCGCGAAAAATTCGGGTTGCTCTAA
- a CDS encoding alpha/beta fold hydrolase yields MKRLLNKIIPLAYGQYYNAYTLVAPKKAADSAFHLFCTVRKGRVRPEQAAYLDGAKLAIEEVAGHKIQSYHWPGDKETVLLVHGWESNTFRWRNLIKKLKEADFNIIAFDAPSHGYSSGKHLYVPLYEEAVNYMVTKYNPKHLIGHSVGGMTIIYNQYKNPNTHVKKMVTIGSPSEFHEIMEHFQDLLKFNNRVMKHLDKYVYSRFGFRIDEFSTSKFAQSISKKGLLFHDKHDNITPYHASVAVNKNWKDSTLVSTEGLGHSMHQDDVNDQIISFLEA; encoded by the coding sequence ATGAAAAGACTGCTCAATAAAATAATTCCATTGGCTTACGGGCAATATTATAATGCTTATACACTGGTTGCACCAAAAAAGGCAGCCGATAGTGCTTTTCATTTGTTCTGCACAGTCAGAAAAGGGAGGGTTAGACCGGAACAAGCAGCATATTTGGACGGAGCCAAACTAGCTATTGAAGAGGTTGCCGGACATAAGATACAATCATATCATTGGCCAGGGGACAAAGAAACCGTTTTGTTGGTCCATGGTTGGGAGAGCAACACCTTTAGATGGCGCAACCTTATCAAAAAACTTAAGGAGGCCGATTTCAACATTATTGCTTTTGATGCGCCTTCACATGGCTATTCTTCTGGAAAACACTTATATGTGCCTTTGTATGAGGAAGCCGTAAACTATATGGTGACAAAGTACAATCCAAAACATCTGATTGGGCATTCGGTAGGGGGAATGACCATTATTTACAACCAATATAAAAATCCAAATACCCATGTTAAAAAAATGGTCACTATTGGTTCTCCATCGGAATTCCATGAGATTATGGAGCATTTTCAAGATTTGTTAAAGTTTAATAACAGGGTGATGAAACATTTGGATAAGTACGTGTACAGCCGTTTTGGATTCCGTATTGATGAGTTTTCTACTTCCAAATTTGCACAATCCATCAGCAAAAAAGGGTTGTTGTTTCATGATAAGCACGACAACATTACTCCTTACCATGCATCGGTTGCTGTAAATAAAAATTGGAAAGACAGTACGTTGGTAAGTACTGAGGGATTGGGACATTCTATGCACCAAGACGATGTGAACGACCAAATCATATCTTTTTTGGAAGCTTGA